A single window of Ananas comosus cultivar F153 linkage group 24, ASM154086v1, whole genome shotgun sequence DNA harbors:
- the LOC109728821 gene encoding kinesin-like protein KIN-7J has product MGAAAEPAPAPGEEVAAEMGGGGGGGSLERILVSVRLRPLNAKEKEKGDASDWECINNTTIIFKNSLPDRSMLPAAYTFDRVFGCECATRQVYEEGAKEVALSVVSGINSSIFAYGQTSSGKTYTMTGITEYSVADIYDYIQKHAEREFILKFSAMEIYNEAVRDLLSADTTPLRLLDDPEKGTVVDKLTEETLRDQDHLRELLAVCEAQRQNGETSLNEMSSRSHQILRLTIESSAREFLGKDSSSTLAACVNFVDLAGSERASQALSAGVRLKEGCHINRSLLTLGTVIRKLSKGRNGHIPYRDSKLTRILQPSLGGNARTAIICTMSPARSHIEQSRNTLLFASCAKEVATNAQVNVVMSDKALVKHLQRELTRLESELKYPGSASCTIHSEALRERDAQIRKMEKEMKELMQQRDLVQSRLEDLLRSVGDDHDRNSRRWDELSQSSISHVRDASEDAFSTSETYGIAYQDQDLGSAMFDHLNSRNIHDEHNIDHTENPNKKQANSPTHSISSSRASGKILYQRQEDCEDQCKEVQCIEINKLSRGKSEDFNLLFADESDSLLPLTDADKLEHHEQKHSVGTDLSSEHEEQQSNTVTKNVDNFVKPTPNESSMVDANVSKPKTIESLHMESNNTNSKVFAVTRSRSCRASLTMTSTWFEDSDLTNNRTPPESYFRDYSGRTEAIRRSLFSPNYNNPNDRFLLEGSQSSEKFSHDEMIKAEDISTNSVHSKIDANSEEGVSIVGSYVEGQKEMSENQYLKQLPDDQYSRRTTPSEDFGVEITVKDVGVDPVLSSLSESPSRCLMEFERKQQEIIDLWHACNVSLVHRTYFFLLFKGDPSDSIYLEVEHRRLSFLRNSFSSDLAKQAAEGELNGVVASSLKNLRREREMLYRQMLKKLPEKERESLYNKWGVALNSKQRRLQLARRVWTKTDMEHVRESASLVARLIGLLEPGQALKEMFGLSFTLAPQLTNRRSLSWKPGMSFT; this is encoded by the exons atgggggcggcggcggagccggcgccggcgccgggggaggaggtggcggcggagatgggcggaggcggcggaggggggaGTTTGGAGAGGATTCTGGTGTCGGTGCGGCTGCGGCCGCTCAAcgcgaaggagaaggagaagggcgACGCCTCGGATTGGGAGTGCATCAACAACACCACCATCATCTTCAAGAACAGCCTCCCCGATCGATCCATGCTCCCCGCCGCGTACACCTTCG ATAGAGTATTTGGATGCGAATGCGCCACAAGGCAAGTTTACGAGGAAGGAGCAAAGGAAGTTGCCCTGTCGGTTGTCAGCGGAATAAATT CGAGCATATTTGCGTATGGACAAACGAGTAGCGGAAAAACGTACACAATGACTGGAATAACGGAGTATAGCGTAGCAGATATTTACGACTACATACAAAAG CATGCGGAGAGagaatttattctaaaattctcaGCTATGGAGATATACAACGAAGCCGTGAGGGATCTTTTGAGTGCTGATACCACTCCTCTCCGGCTTCTTGATGATCCAGAG AAAGGGACTGTTGTTGACAAACTCACAGAGGAAACTCTGAGGGACCAAGATCATCTCAGGGAGCTCCTTGCTGTTTGCGAAG CTCAAAGGCAAAATGGAGAAACCTCCTTGAATGAAATGAGCTCCAGATCTCATCAAATACTCAGATTG ACAATTGAAAGTTCTGCTCGAGAATTCTTGGGAAAAGATAGCTCAAGTACCCTTGCGGCCTGTGTG AATTTTGTTGATCTAGCTGGAAGTGAGCGTGCTTCTCAGGCATTATCAGCTGGTGTGAGGCTAAAAGAAGGTTGCCATATTAATCGAAGTTTGCTTACTCTTGGAACTGTTATTCGCAAGCTAAG CAAGGGAAGAAACGGTCACATCCCATACCGAGATTCGAAGCTGACACGGATATTACAGCCCTCGTTAGGAGGTAATGCAAGAACAGCCATAATTTGCACAATGAGCCCTGCAAGAAGTCATATCGAGCAATCCAGGAACACTCTTCTATTTGCAAGCTGTGCCAAAGAAGTAGCTACCAATGCACAGGTTAATGTAGTGATGTCTGACAAGGCACTGGTAAAGCATCTGCAAAGAGAACTCACTAGATTAGAAAGTGAGTTGAAGTACCCTGGATCTGCTTCTTGCACCATTCACTCTGAggccttgagagagagagatgcccAAATTAGAAAG ATGGAAAAAGAAATGAAGGAGCTGATGCAGCAAAGAGATCTTGTTCAGTCTCGGCTGGAGGACTTGCTCCGGTCTGTTGGGGATGATCACGACCGCAATTCAAGACGATGg GATGAACTTAGCCAATCCTCGATTTCCCATGTACGAGACGCATCTGAAGATGCATTCTCAACGTCCGAGACATACGGCATAGCCTACCAAGATCAAGATTTGGGCTCTGCAATGTTCGATCATTTAAATTCACGCAACATCCACGATGAACATAACATAGACCATACAGAGAATCCAAACAAGAAACAAGCGAACTCACCTACGCACTCAATCAGCAGTTCTAGGGCTTCTGGTAAGATTCTGTATCAAAGACAAGAAGATTGTGAAGACCAATGCAAGGAAGTCCAGTGTATTGAGATAAACAAGTTGAGTAGGGGCAAAAGTGAAGATTTTAACCTCTTATTTGCTGACGAAAGCGACAGTCTGCTACCTCTTACTGATGCAGACAAGCTTGAACATCATGAACAGAAGCATTCCGTGGGCACAGATTTGTCAAGTGAACATGAAGAACAACAATCCAATACCGTAACAAAGAATGTAGACAATTTTGTCAAACCAACTCCTAATGAATCATCTATGGTGGATGCAAATGTTAGCAAGCCAAAGACTATTGAATCTCTGCATATGGAGAGCAATAATACGAATTCCAAGGTGTTTGCTGTAACTAGAAGTAGAAGTTGCAGGGCAAGCTTGACGATGACTTCTACTTGGTTCGAGGACTCAGATCTCACTAACAATAGGACACCACCTGAAAGTTATTTTAGGGACTACTCAGGAAGGACTGAAGCTATCCGGAGAAGTCTCTTTTCACCAAATTATAATAATCCAAATGATAGGTTCTTATTAGAAGGATCTCAGTCTTCTGAAAAATTCAGCCATGATGAGATGATTAAGGCGGAGGATATAAGCACTAATTCTGTTCATTCAAAGATAGACGCCAACTCTGAAGAAGGTGTTAGCATTGTTGGTAGCTATGTTGAAGGTCAAAAGGAGATGAGCGAAAATCAGTACCTGAAACAACTCCCTGATGACCAG TATTCACGCCGCACTACCCCCAGCGAGGACTTTGGAGTAGAGATAACTGTGAAGGACGTTGGTGTGGACCCAGTGTTAAGCTCTTTGTCTGAATCGCCATCACGATGTCTCATGGAATTCGAGAGAAAGCAGCAGGAGATAATTGACCTTTGGCATGCGTGCAATGTCTCCTTAGTCCACAGgacttatttttttctacttttcaaGGGAGACCCCTCAGACTCGATATACTTGGAAGTTGAGCACAGGAGGCTGTCCTTCTTGAGGAACTCCTTTTCATCTGACCTCGCGAAACAAGCAGCAGAGGGCGAACTCAATGGTGTTGTTGCATCAAG CCTGAAAAATCTTCGTCGTGAGAGGGAGATGCTGTACAGGCAGATGCTAAAGAAGTTGCctgaaaaggaaagagagagccTTTACAACAAGTGGGGTGTTGCATTGAACTCAAAACAAAGAAGATTACAGTTGGCCCGCCGCGTATGGACTAAAACCGACATGGAGCATGTGCGAGAAAGTGCTTCGCTTGTGGCCAGGCTTATCGGTCTCTTAGAACCGGGGCAAGCCCTAAAGGAGATGTTCGGATTAAGCTTCACACTCGCACCGCAGTTAACTAACAGAAGATCATTGAGCTGGAAACCAGGGATGTCTTTCACTTAA